A single region of the Candidatus Protochlamydia amoebophila UWE25 genome encodes:
- the rpsK gene encoding 30S ribosomal protein S11 → MSKQPATNKKPVKAKKKAFQNVPSGIAHVKATFNNTIIAITDPSGRVISWASAGKVNFSGSRKSSAFAATVAAQDAAKTASSLGMKEVEVNLKGPGAGRESAVRGLQSAGLTITAIRDTTPVPHNGCRPRKRRRV, encoded by the coding sequence TTGAGTAAGCAACCTGCCACTAATAAAAAACCTGTAAAGGCTAAGAAAAAAGCTTTTCAAAATGTTCCATCAGGAATCGCGCATGTTAAAGCTACCTTTAACAATACCATTATTGCGATTACTGATCCATCAGGTCGAGTGATTTCTTGGGCATCTGCCGGAAAAGTTAACTTTTCAGGTTCTCGTAAATCTTCAGCTTTTGCAGCCACAGTAGCTGCTCAAGATGCTGCTAAAACAGCTTCTTCTCTCGGTATGAAAGAAGTTGAAGTAAATTTGAAAGGACCTGGAGCGGGTCGAGAGTCTGCTGTGCGAGGATTACAAAGCGCGGGCTTAACAATTACTGCAATTAGAGATACAACGCCTGTACCTCATAATGGATGCCGTCCGCGTAAACGTCGTCGTGTATAA
- a CDS encoding DNA-directed RNA polymerase subunit alpha: MSVKYGKFEMPHKITVDQESPESNFARYVAEPFERGFGHTIGNALRRMMLSSLEAPAIISVRVEGIPHEYMAIEGISEDMTNIILNFKGALLRKLPTEETPRDTRILTKVVEVTQDDLDRNQGQYCVTLQDVVQEGNFEIVNPELHLFTVTKPMRRQVDLRIAFGRGYVPSERHVVRDKTSDEILVDAAFSPVRLINYFIENTRVGQDTDFDRLIMEVTTDGRITPAEALSFAVQIGLKHFEVFNQFNNYALSFDEKDGDRNGDQDELMDKLSLGIDEIELSVRSANCLTGANIETLAELVCIPERRMLEFRNFGKKSLNEIKAKLHEMSLHLGMDLSRFGVSPDNVKDKIKQYREEKKKKKELVKHEDAK; the protein is encoded by the coding sequence ATGTCAGTAAAATACGGCAAATTTGAAATGCCTCATAAGATTACAGTAGATCAAGAGTCTCCTGAATCTAATTTTGCCCGTTATGTGGCTGAGCCTTTCGAAAGAGGATTTGGACATACAATTGGAAATGCATTGCGTAGAATGATGTTGTCGTCTTTAGAAGCTCCAGCTATCATTTCTGTTCGCGTAGAGGGCATTCCTCACGAATATATGGCTATTGAAGGAATTTCTGAGGATATGACTAATATTATCCTCAACTTTAAAGGAGCTTTGCTACGCAAACTTCCTACTGAAGAAACTCCTAGAGATACGCGTATTTTGACAAAAGTCGTCGAAGTGACACAAGACGACTTAGATCGCAATCAGGGGCAATACTGCGTTACATTGCAAGATGTGGTTCAAGAAGGCAATTTTGAAATTGTTAATCCAGAATTACATCTTTTTACTGTGACTAAGCCTATGCGTCGTCAAGTAGATCTTCGAATTGCCTTTGGACGCGGTTATGTCCCGTCTGAGCGTCACGTGGTACGTGATAAAACGTCCGATGAAATTTTAGTTGATGCAGCTTTTTCACCTGTTCGTTTAATCAATTATTTTATCGAGAATACACGGGTAGGTCAAGATACTGATTTTGATCGACTCATCATGGAAGTTACCACTGATGGGCGTATTACTCCTGCTGAAGCTTTGAGTTTTGCAGTTCAAATTGGGCTTAAACATTTTGAAGTGTTTAATCAATTTAATAATTACGCCCTTTCTTTTGACGAAAAAGATGGAGATCGTAACGGTGATCAAGATGAGTTAATGGATAAACTTTCTTTAGGAATTGATGAAATCGAGTTATCAGTTCGTTCAGCTAACTGCTTAACTGGTGCTAATATCGAGACACTCGCAGAATTGGTTTGCATTCCAGAACGTAGGATGTTAGAATTCAGAAACTTCGGTAAAAAATCCTTAAATGAAATTAAAGCTAAACTTCATGAGATGTCATTGCACTTAGGCATGGACTTGAGTCGTTTTGGGGTTTCACCTGATAATGTCAAAGATAAAATCAAGCAGTACCGTGAAGAAAAGAAAAAGAAAAAAGAATTAGTTAAACACGAAGATGCTAAGTAG
- the rplQ gene encoding 50S ribosomal protein L17, with protein sequence MRHLNQTCKLNRTTSHRRCMFANMLKSLISNERIETTVPKAKALRRYADRMITLAKKNTLSARRQAIAELMIRFNPLTPKEQRAAKEGNTQAYNDDRLVIGKLFDVLGTRFATRQGGYTRIVKQGHRVGDNAQTCIIEYLTD encoded by the coding sequence ATGAGACACCTCAATCAAACATGTAAGCTCAATCGAACCACGTCTCATAGACGTTGCATGTTCGCCAACATGTTAAAATCTTTAATATCGAATGAGCGTATTGAAACAACAGTTCCGAAAGCTAAAGCATTGCGCCGCTATGCCGATCGCATGATTACTTTAGCTAAGAAGAATACATTGTCTGCACGTCGTCAAGCGATTGCAGAGCTGATGATCCGTTTTAATCCTTTGACCCCAAAAGAGCAAAGAGCGGCTAAAGAAGGAAATACACAAGCTTATAATGATGATCGTCTTGTCATCGGTAAGCTATTTGATGTTTTAGGCACGAGATTTGCTACCCGTCAAGGTGGTTATACTCGTATTGTGAAGCAAGGACATCGTGTGGGAGACAATGCACAAACTTGTATCATTGAATATCTCACCGATTAA